The sequence ACAAAAGTTACTAGACACAAAAGTTAATAGGAATAAACAGAAAAGTAATACCAAAAATAAgagcttgtatatatatatatataagaagatAAGATATATTGGAAAGATATTAGATTTATTTGCATATAAGTGAATAATCAAGTTGAGATGACCAAATTTCTAATAAAACGTGGCTTCTTATGCATAAAATGGATCATGGATTGCATGGTAGTTGCATTTTTTCAGTACCAAAACTACCAAGTGACCTAATGTATGGTTATAATCCTTCTTCGAATAAATATAACTCTACTTATTTTATACTATCCTCATTTTTTTACAAGTGCTTGAATACTTTCATACATTTCCACCTGAATGAACCTGTTAAAACCCAATTATCACTTTGAAAAATACGAGATACCCACGGTATTCGTGGATACATAAAATTGGAACAACCAAATAGAGAGATCATAGTCGTGATTTTGTATTTAATTTGATCTCCAGTAGGTTTTGTTTATTTGATGCAGGAATAAACCAACTAAATAATAATGGAGACTAAGTGGAGACTAAGGAAAGTCTTAATCACATCTTAGTCCCACATTGCTTACTACCTCCTTATGATCctaatatataaggtgtggagccactccactcatttccaattggttttgagttggaagcccacacacttctaTCATGGTATCGGAGCTAGGCCCTGAATGCGACGTAAGACCCGTGTAAGACCCGGAAGACCTAAAAGGCAGGGCAGCCAAACGGGCAACCATACAGGGATCCACGTTGTAGAGGTCTCAAGAGCCCTACACGTGGAGGGGGCATAATGGAGACTAAGTGGAGACTAAGGAAATTCTTAGTCACATCTTAGTCCCACATTGCTTATTACCTCCTTACGATCctaatatataaggtgtggagccactccactcattgccaattggttttgagttggaagcccacacacttctaTCAAATAAAACTAGCATAAGGTGACTCCATATGATATTTCATTGATTATAAACAATAAAAAACGAAGATCGAGTTTGAATCTTCATCATTCTTCAATACCCTAGATCTAATTCATCAAATCAACAAACCGATTGAAATTCGTGACCAATTTTTTGACATTTAACTTCAAAAATAGATAGATTGAGAATAAAAATTACATTAATCTTACACGAAAATTAAATCAAATCTCTagatttaatttgatttcacCTTTTTCTTTTCCCTGATTCGCATTCTCGATCTGTATTTTATTTACGTTGGTACAAAAGTAGAAGGATGAGGTGCTACtgttggtggtgttggtggtggggAAAAAAATAAAGAGACGGAGGATATCGTTGATTTGGTGATGgtgaggaaggaagaagaagagatgttgttaGTGGTCGGAGAAGAGGAGGCGGtggaaaaaagaaatgaaataaaAAGAGGAGGAgacgacaaagaagaagaataaaaaatcaTGGGAGGGTGGCTATGGAATTAATAGAAAATTTGAATGATCTAATTTAAAGTTTATAAAAAatatggggtttttgtatcaattttgtctAGTATGGAGTTTTAACGGATCACAACTTATGGCCGGAGATTTTATATCATATTTATGTTCACCTTGGTGTTTTATCACTTATTATGAAAATGGAATGGAGAATTTTCAAGGGGGCGGGGACGCTCATCCAAAGGTGGGTATTCTCACCGCACGACGTGGAGGCTTATAtgacttaggggtttaaaggattaggATTTTAGTTTCTTCAGTTTTCTCTTTTCGGCGTGATATgaaattttattttatgttttttttctccGAAGTGTTTATGCCATTTTTTTAACCGAAATTGTTATTTAATATTACGTTCGTATAATTTGAGGAAAAATGGAATGGCGAATTTTCAAGGGGACGGGGACGCTCACCCAAAGGTGGGTATTCTCACCGCgcggtttgatttgatgattccCATATCGATATGGTGTAAAATCTTGCGTAACACCTCGTTAAGTCTCGAGCGACAGGATTACAAACAGAAAAAGGATACGAAAAGAGTAGATGTCCCATTTCTCGAGACGGTTTGGACAAAAATAGACGTTACTGGGAGCCTCGGACGCTTTTATGAACGAGTAAGCCAGATAAATTTCATCTTACATGTATTATACAAAAATGATACAGGAACTCAAAGTGATCAATGTGGATGTAATTTAATACTCTAGATATCCTAGACTGGTAACACTAGTAAAAAAATGGATGAGGACCTAAAATAGGTATACAACAATGGGGACCATTATCCTCAAAAGTTCAATTTTGTTCGAAACATTTGAGATATGACTTTTCGTGGTGCTGGATCATCTAGTCCTCTGTCCCGCTGCCCAGATGTGAAGTACAGCCAACCTTCCCAGTAACCCACAAGAGTGGTTTTTACCCGGAAAGGCATCTTCCCAACCACACTCCATTTCTGTAAAAATTACAAACATCAGCTCTTCTTTCTAACAAAATTTAAGACGAGGGAATAAAAGGCGGGAAAAAGGAGGAAAAGGGACATAACAACTTTACTGCAGATTCCCATACCTGTGTATCCAAATTAAATCGGAACACTTCACCAGTCAAGATCATCTTTTTGGTAACAGGGTGCTTATCAGTTGTACCTCCCACGATAACAATGGAATTATTGACAACAGTCCATGCAAATTCTATATGGGAATCAGGTTTTGGCATGGAAGGCAATTCCTTCCActtcatctcatcatccaacatGTAAACATCACCATACACTACCTGGATACAACATAAGAATAGGTGAGAGCTGAAAGCTAAAGAAATATGTAAGATCACAGGAGAAGGTAGAGCAGATGATATAACTGAGTACTGAAATGGTTATATGCCAAACATATTATTTCCCATCACAAACCATTTAACAATTCAGGAGGCATCATAAAACATACCTCATGCCTACGGGAACACTTAAATATAGGTGATCCAGGTTTGGCCATGAAATCACCTTCTTGACCACCAATTACATACAGCCGGTCATCAACTACAACACAAGCTCTGCAAGGTGAATTTCAAATGAAATAACATAAGTTTGATAACGCCAGAGGAATCATTATTTTTATCCAATAATTACATGCCTATACTGTATAGAGTCTATACCATCAAACAGATTTTAAACAATGAGTAAGAACTCAGCAAAATAAAAAAGACCGGCAGGAAAAATGAATAATGCAAACCTGTGAGGGCCTCCGCGGGGTATAGGTATTTCAGTTCGCCACTCTTTTTCTAAGACTTTTCCATCCTTTACGGAAATAGTCCAATGTTCTAGTGCAGGTTCATGACGATCCTCCTTGCTACCACCCATCACATGCAGCCTCCCTCGCCAAAGTGTGGTTGCTGGGGCATATCTGAAATTATCAAATTAGAATTCTCCCTTCCAATAGTGAACTTCAAAACTTAACAATTATACTTCTCACTAGTTCTTATAATCTTATTAGTAAAAAATTCTCATAGCAATAAAGAAATAGAATCAAAGCCAGTAATAGTTTTAGCAGTCTTTAAGGGAGGACTGGAGGTGTCGCATATTTTGCATCACCAGATCAAACATACCCTGCCAAGTCTTACATATATTATGAGAATATGCCTACTCTTGAAGAACGCAGTCTTTGTAATTAGCATGGTTGGGGAAACCCGTAACACTATACTATCTGAAATATGTGTCTCTAACTTTTGGATTTATTATAAATGTTTGTAAATATTTGCAAAAGCTAAAGTATGTTTCATAGTGAGACTAGATGTGCTTACTTAAAACCATGCAATGTTTCAAAACCAGGAACTAAATGTGCTTTGAGGAATCGATCGAGACATTACCTAGGTACTGGTAAAGAAGGCATGTCTCGCCATATTTTGGTCTTTGTATCCAACACGAACGTACGGGCTGTAGGTCCTCTACATTGTGGACCATATTGCCCTGTGACTATGTAAATGTATCTGCCATCTGTTACCATTCCCAAATGTGAATGTGCCATTTCTTTTGGCATTGGGAAACTTCCACCCCAGGTATTATCTGTAAAATTATAAATATCGACATGGGAATGCACCTGCAATATAAAAAGAAATGTAAGACCAGGTGATTAGTATGAACTATGGAACAAATCAAATTTATAATGTGTCAAAGAAGTGTTAGGGCTTCGAACACAACTAACTTTGTTTATATGTCTCACCATGCCTTGCTAccagtgaaaaaaaaaatgaagaaaagctTCCTCAATTTTAATAAAGCTTACAAAAGTATCACGATTTTCAGTTTGGAGACTAAACAGGCAACAGGAAGGTGACTCATTGCAGTTGTTACATCTTTTATGCCTCCATATCTATAAACCTCGAAATAAACAACATCATACAAAGAAAAGTGCAATAGCAGGAAACCCAAGCATTGTGGCAACGGCAAACAAAAAGTAGCTAACTTAAAGTTTCTGAATCAACACATGTCCTTTAAAACATATTATTCTCTAAAAGAAATTGACAAGAAATGTTTAAACACAATATCACAAGTGCAAGCAATGCAAGACGACAAAGTTATCACTAATGGTGTGTCAATTTAACCATCAAACAACGATATTTCTAAGAGGAATTTCATCGAATACAATTATATCAAACCATCTCAATGAATAAGCCAAAAAATGATGTTTTTTTTACTTGGTTCCTAGAAAATTTAAACATAAGTAAGAACGCTCACATTATCAATGTTAGCGTAACCTGCAAATACAAACAACAGATTCTTAATCTGTATAGCTGCCCCATCGAGCCGAGGAACCGGCGCTGATGCCATTTCTTCCCATTCTAATTGTGGTGCATCTATATCAGCAAAAGTTGCTGATAGAAATCTTTTTGGATCTTTATGAGTAGAATTCTTATTCTTATAACTCTACAAAAAAATCCACCCCAAAAGAAAACACAGTTAGAAACAATAAATTAAACAACAATAAAAAACATGGGGTTTGATTGATCCAGAAATTTATTTACCTTTGGGGAATTGGGTATGATAATATTTGGTGGCGATTCATTATCAATAACCCAATTAGATAAATAAGAAGTAGATGAAGCCCATAAGAAATCGACGATGAGGGCAATACCAAGAAGAGCTGCACAAGCTAAGAGAATGATGAGTTTTGATGTTGAACTATGCTTTGTATTGTTATTAGGTCTCGCCATTTCATTGGAATTGGAATACCTAAATGAATGAACCAGAGAGAAATGGTGTGAGATTTTAAGAAAGACGAGGAGTATAAATCTGGGTAAGGGGAAAGCGCGGGCGCTAATGGTATTTTGATGTCGGTCGGTGAAATCAAAATCCCACTTCGCTACCcaaatttttctctttttctctctgttTTCCTGCTTTATTCTCAGATGATCCAGaaatgtttaacaaaataataaagagatgTTATTTAATGACCTCTCTTTTGTTTTTATCATGTTCGCAGTGCGGCAGTGCCCATATACGTTATATACAGCCATACAAGACCCTTTTGAAAAAATTACTTGGGAGCGCTTGGGTAAAAATTTTTTTTACTTGGGATGTTGAGATTATTCAGCTGGTTTTGAGTTGAGTTATCTAAATCTTGCATTATATAAACGTGAGGGGCGGTTTATACCTTAGCgagggccactccactcattgtcaTAAAGTTTTGAGTCGATGCCCATATTTTAACAGAGGCAGACAAAATGCCTCGTAGAGACAAATGATTATTTGTGTGTTTTCTATTCTCATCTAAAACAGAAGTCGAATGAGATGGGAGTTTTGGGTACTAACTACTCCATAGTGGTTTCTTTTGTGGCTAACTTATTTACCTTGGTTATTAGTTCCCACAACCCTTGTTGAAGTCATGGTTTTTCtcgagaaattttttgatgggggaGTTTTTTTGTAGGGGGCATGGGGGACGAATAATGTGTTGACACATGTCTTTGATTTCCATGAATTCTGCCCTTCAAAAaatgcccccatcaaaaattttctcgTTTTTCTCCTTGATGTAGATTCAGGATTCCAATGCATTGCTCATAAGTCATTGATTCATTCCAAGGCATTGCCGATTTTGTGGGAGACCGGAGCATATCTAATCCaatttatccaaattcatcataatcattatgaATGCCAAAAACACCAGATTGTGATATTTTAACTTTAAGGTTCATGATTGAAGAAAAACCTTATGATTTATGAAGCACATAAATAGCTTCTTACAGACATTTGTTTAAGAAGTAactttgaatcaaatttaaaatTTCGTACTGAATAGTTGAGGAAGAACGTGAAAATTTATCATCATAAATATAATGACCGGCTCTTAGAAATGATGAACAAACAAATACTAAATCAAAATTTTAATAATTAAAGAACAAGGTTTTCAgacaaagatgaagaaaagtaataATACAGAAACAAGAATTAATAGTTAGTAGTTGATATTACATGATTAGATGACTGACTATTACATTGTTTTCAAACACTTCATCTTTACCAGCAGCGTGAAGGCAGTTTAATGGAGAATGATGAAGGTAAGTGACCAGTTCTTCTCATATAATCAGCCTTTTCAGCAGTTTTTGCAGCTTGTTCATTCAGTTTTGCCTCCGCATTTGACAGTTTTTCTTCTGCAATTCTTCTTGTTGCCGCAAGTTTGTTAGTCAGCTTTTCTTGGGCTCGAGATTTCAACCGTTCTGCTTTCACCTACACATACAGAATAAGAATGCCACATGAGAATTTATTTGAAGTTTCATCGAAAACTTGTTTTCTTAGTTTGTCTGGGGCACAAACTAAACTGAGTTACAGGAAAGAACTGTTTTTAGCTTTACGTCTAATTAAAAACAATAAGTAAAAGTGCAAGTAAAATGAAAATACCTCAACCCTTCTCATTTCCATCTCAGCTTTACGTTTTTGATGGTTTTCCCAAGCTTGTATCTTCACTTCTTCGCGCTTGCACCTGTAAACTACACACTGTTAACTAAAGGTCTGCAGAGCTGGAACAAGGAATCTGGAATTAGCTATGAAAGATGTCTGACTGGATATTAGTTTCGAAAGCTATGAACCATACAAATCTAGAAAACAGCGGGTAGTACCATATGGTGAACGAAACGCTACTAGATAGATCATAGATTCACCAAGCAGTTGTACAGAACATGGTCGAAACAGTTGCTGCAAAAAACTATTTGAACAAAAATCCTGATAAATCACCTTGCCATATATTTTGCACGTTCTGCCTCGTCCCAAGCCATCGCCCGAGTTTCTAGAGGATTAGGCTTTCTTGATTGCTCTACATTCTTGTTTTCGTATACCTGACACGCATGAGATTCTTCTTCTACTCTGTTTGGCCATCTGTTCGCGCCGCTATCCCTACCAAAATGCATGACTTGATCAGTTCTGGTATCTGTTGATGCAAGAGCAGATTGGTAGCTATCCATAGATTGTACCCCTACTTGACATCTCTCTGGAGTAGATGATCTGGAAGAGATAGGACTTCTAGCTGCAGGGCTTCTAGTTGCAGGAGTCCGAGTTCTCATTGGAGTACCTGTTCTAGAAGGTTCTTGACTTGCAATGGGAGTCATTTCCGTCCCCATATCTCTCACACAGATCGACCGGATAGCTGATGCTGCCTCTTCCGAAGCCATATTAATTCGCCAGATAGTTTGATTCGAATCAACATTTTTTGTCTCCCCTTCATCTTGGATTGCAATTCTTGGATCTTCACACCGTTCATCATCACTACTATGAGAAGAATCTTTCTCCCTTTGAGGGACAGAATCAATCAAGCTGCTGTCATCAGCATTAGAATTACGTGGTTTGGTTTTTGAGTGAGTTCTTTCTCCTCTTGACAATCCACTAAGCCATTTTTGAGCATCATCCCATTTCGACGGAGTCGGTTTACCTAAAGCCATTCGATGATGAGAACTGCCGCGATTCACTCTATTTCCTTTATGAAACTCAAAATTAGTAGCATTATTATTGCTTAAAACCACCTCTTTCGATCCGTAAATACATCCATTCTCTTCCATCGGTTTCACCCCCATAGGTTTCATTCTGTAACACCGATCTGACCGAAATAAACAAACAACACTTGATACTGGTACTACTCAAATTCTACTTGGTGTATAACATTCTTCCACTTTCCCGTCCCGTTTCGGTAAATCATTCTATAGCATTGTCAGATTGGAACTATACCTCCATTGTCTCTTAAATCATGCATAAAGTTCTGACTTACCATAGACAAATAAATGAGTACTAGACAATGGAACAGATATGTTACAGATCTTATTGTGAATCTTACTCGCAAATTATCTAAGATCTTAAACAGAGAAAGTATGAAATCTTAACACCAACATACCTTGTAGATTCAAGAATTGCTTACTTCAACACCAATTATCCTCGACCAAATGCCCATATAATATTCTTGAATGTAAACACACCCAAACTCAGATCTCACGAAGTCCAACTAGTTACAAAAGCACAAAACATGAAAAGAATTTGCAAGCATTGAAACCTTGAGAAGGGTCTCTTCTTAAATTCTTTCAGAAATTAAATCAAATACTATATGCTCATCACTGCATAATCAAACCACAAATTCCAAAATCCTTAATATGAATCGCCAAACCACGCAAATTTAATAGACCCAGATTGTATTTTTATCTTGTTGAATCACTGATAACAAAACCAATGAATATTTTTGTAAGAGAAAGGAATCACTATGTATTAAAGGAATCACTGTACACACAACCAGACAGAAAACAGAGCAGAACTACCAGCCAACTAAACACAAATCCAAGAAAAAGGGTTTttttgcagaaatgtaaaaagtttCTATACAGTGAATGAAAAACCTTAAAAACCCATGTTACACTTTACAGAACTGTAAAAAGTGTTAAAAGATGTGAAAACAAGATCTATCAGACTGGAAAAAACcccagaaaataaaatgaacattTACAGTAAGATAAAATAAAGGGCCCAAAAATGAACACATTGGAAATAGTGAgcctttattttctttctttttttactgAAGATTGAACCCACGATGAAGAATCTTGAAAAGAGTtgctgtaaatatgaaaaagattCATATTGTACTCTGTACCAGCTCTGTTTCCCATATGAATGAAAAAACGGAGGGAGAGAAATTAAAGGAAAagaaaatgcaaatatttttgaaatatcaGTAACAGCTACTGGCCGTTAATAAATAACACGTGTATGGTGGTTACTTGTGTGTATACAGTTCTGCGTACTTCACGTGGAGTTGATGGGTCCATTACTGTGATTGTCTAAAGTAATTACTTAATAATTAGATTTCTGGCAGAAGAATTCAGATCAAAATGGGAGTGAGGCTGTGAGAGTGCGAAAATGGTCCTGTCTGATCTGACCAACTAGCCTTAATTGGGTCAACATACAATTCACCATATTAAATTAGACTTTTTAGTAGTACTATGTTTATGGGTCATGACTCATGAGTTTAAtggtattttgatttttgattttcatGGCTATGATCTTAGGTTAATCATATGACAATCAAGAAACGAAGATTTTTTTGTTGAGCCATGTGGATGAACAAACACGTTTTTGCACTGTGGTAAATCAGAATAAAATCAACAAATTTTGTTTTTTAGGAATCCAAGATCGGGGATATTGAAACTAATTGGGGATAgtggaaaaagaaaaaacctgGATCCAAATAATAAATCAGGGTCACCTCTTATCTTAATATTTTacataattcctaatctaccccttacTAATCAGGTTTAGGTTTAGTGCATAATTATAATAAGGAAAAATCTTAAGTTTTTGTTAAAAGATTAGTGTGtacttttatttgtatttgggtgagtgaggtgatggtagaaggagggaaaaaatatttgagagagaaccttttttggtgaaaatggaagatgattgtgaagagagaattgttgctaagaggttgataatttgatttttttttctttgaatccactatttttgcagctgaaaaagctcggtgccggcatagaAGTGGTAAGCAgccataccggcatggtattcatactacgttcATGCCGGCGCACTCAATATCCGACAtggtattcaaccaaaaaactatgtCGGTACAAAACTATACGGGGGGAGGGGGGGTAGCCCCTCCCGGCTGTGTTCGACTTGACAGGTCAGGTCCCGGGGGTCTAGGGGCAGCGCCTCGTAGAATTTTTTTCTGGTTTGgaaattcaaaacctattccgttttgaaatttttctggttttgatcAGTCCACTGCCGGCATTGATAGGATgttctcgagcatgccggcaccattttccggcatagtatgttgcttaaatttcttttCCGGCACATGATGTGAAATATccagaaaatgagaaaaaaaattcacttgaccaccggcattgatagatttctatcgagcatgccgacatTTAGTTatggcattgaatgttagttaccaagcactgtcggcaccattttccggcatggtctccATCACTTCTggcgatgtaaaaaaaaaatttccgacatggtcttcatcactaccggcatggttttcatcacttccggcatggtcttcgtcacttccggcatggtcttcatctataccggcatggtcttcatcacttccggtatgtcttcatcacttctggcatggtcttcatcatttccggcatggtctttatCACTTCCggtatggtcttcatcactacctgcatggtcttcatcacttccgaatgtaaaaaaaaGATCAAAGTGAGAAGccgacagagaaggagaagagaatttgaaagggagtggggaaattttagaatttgaaagggaataggaaatatttaggtttcaaaaccctaaccctgaaagagattaataagaagtgaagatgaaaatggaggatatgattttgttttttgattttaagttttttgatttttattttgagggaagggtatcCTAGTATTTTTGCCccccaaaaacaccccttagcagacattattggttgggggaagtaatttatatccccaatcGTGGGTTCTTTTTTAGGGTCCCATTAcgatttctttttaatataaaatcttTGGTAGGGTAGTCTTTGGTAGGGTAGAATTAAAGTTTAAAAAATCGGATttaggtgagataaaataggataaagtgagataaaataagatAAAGTGAGATAAAGATTAGTAAAATAATATTTGGGAAACAAAATTTGAAGTGAGCATTTTGGGGAAAAATACAGACGATTTTGGTAGAAACGCCCGGGGATTTTATTGGTCCGCGCGTATTTTGTAGGCC comes from Papaver somniferum cultivar HN1 chromosome 7, ASM357369v1, whole genome shotgun sequence and encodes:
- the LOC113298166 gene encoding kelch repeat-containing protein At3g27220-like, yielding MARPNNNTKHSSTSKLIILLACAALLGIALIVDFLWASSTSYLSNWVIDNESPPNIIIPNSPKSYKNKNSTHKDPKRFLSATFADIDAPQLEWEEMASAPVPRLDGAAIQIKNLLFVFAGYANIDNVHSHVDIYNFTDNTWGGSFPMPKEMAHSHLGMVTDGRYIYIVTGQYGPQCRGPTARTFVLDTKTKIWRDMPSLPVPRYAPATTLWRGRLHVMGGSKEDRHEPALEHWTISVKDGKVLEKEWRTEIPIPRGGPHRACVVVDDRLYVIGGQEGDFMAKPGSPIFKCSRRHEVVYGDVYMLDDEMKWKELPSMPKPDSHIEFAWTVVNNSIVIVGGTTDKHPVTKKMILTGEVFRFNLDTQKWSVVGKMPFRVKTTLVGYWEGWLYFTSGQRDRGLDDPAPRKVISQMFRTKLNF
- the LOC113298167 gene encoding uncharacterized protein LOC113298167 — translated: MKPMGVKPMEENGCIYGSKEVVLSNNNATNFEFHKGNRVNRGSSHHRMALGKPTPSKWDDAQKWLSGLSRGERTHSKTKPRNSNADDSSLIDSVPQREKDSSHSSDDERCEDPRIAIQDEGETKNVDSNQTIWRINMASEEAASAIRSICVRDMGTEMTPIASQEPSRTGTPMRTRTPATRSPAARSPISSRSSTPERCQVGVQSMDSYQSALASTDTRTDQVMHFGRDSGANRWPNRVEEESHACQVYENKNVEQSRKPNPLETRAMAWDEAERAKYMARCKREEVKIQAWENHQKRKAEMEMRRVEVKAERLKSRAQEKLTNKLAATRRIAEEKLSNAEAKLNEQAAKTAEKADYMRRTGHLPSSFSIKLPSRCW